One genomic region from Halococcus qingdaonensis encodes:
- a CDS encoding GNAT family N-acetyltransferase, with amino-acid sequence MPGPVFLDGEPIALRTPAEEDVEFLQRNMNDPRVRRPIGSVGPMSESDEEEWIENANEDGVSLLVCVDGEPVGTIGLSDVMDTWGCAEIGYWLTPDAWGEGYATEATALLVEYGFDQRRRNKIVAHAFDFNAGSRRVLEKVGFVEEGVFRKEAFVDGEFVDVHRYGLLADEYE; translated from the coding sequence ATGCCCGGCCCGGTGTTTCTCGACGGCGAGCCGATCGCGCTCAGAACGCCCGCGGAGGAGGACGTCGAGTTCCTCCAGCGCAACATGAACGACCCGCGGGTGCGTCGCCCGATCGGATCGGTCGGGCCGATGAGCGAGAGCGACGAGGAGGAATGGATCGAGAACGCCAACGAGGACGGTGTCTCGCTGCTCGTCTGCGTCGATGGCGAGCCGGTCGGCACGATCGGCCTCTCGGACGTGATGGATACCTGGGGCTGTGCGGAGATCGGCTACTGGCTGACGCCCGACGCATGGGGTGAGGGCTACGCGACCGAGGCGACCGCCCTGCTCGTCGAATACGGCTTCGACCAGCGCCGCCGCAACAAGATCGTCGCCCACGCCTTCGACTTCAACGCGGGCTCGCGGCGCGTGCTCGAGAAGGTCGGTTTCGTCGAGGAGGGCGTCTTCAGAAAGGAGGCGTTCGTCGACGGCGAGT
- a CDS encoding NAD-dependent epimerase/dehydratase family protein, translated as MNALVIGGTRFIGRHTVTELLDSGYGVTVFNRGTHDDPFDERVEHVEGDRTERADLERAAERDPDVVIDCVAYHPDEARTAIELFDDSRYVVISSGAAYGSEEIPKREGETALHDCTAEQATDDSQETYGPRKAEIDRVVSDAAADGAAAMSVRPPVVYGPHDYTERFDYWLDRVDNHDRVLVPGDGDCLRHLVFVEDVARALRIVAEEGTPGAAYNVGDRRLPILSEWIELAADALDTEVDIVTANERELAAADLALDDFPLYRSYPHVLDTHRLSTLGWTATPIQEALARTVDEHRASDRTGRENGPDREAEERVLSVLDTL; from the coding sequence ATGAACGCACTCGTCATCGGCGGCACGCGGTTCATCGGCCGCCACACCGTCACCGAGCTGCTCGACAGCGGGTACGGAGTCACGGTGTTCAATCGCGGCACCCACGACGATCCGTTCGACGAGCGCGTCGAACACGTCGAGGGCGACCGCACCGAGAGGGCCGACCTCGAACGCGCCGCCGAGCGCGATCCCGACGTCGTCATCGACTGCGTGGCCTACCACCCCGACGAGGCCCGAACGGCGATCGAGCTGTTCGACGACAGCCGGTATGTCGTGATCTCGAGCGGCGCGGCCTACGGGAGCGAGGAGATCCCCAAACGCGAGGGCGAGACCGCCCTCCACGACTGCACCGCCGAGCAGGCGACCGACGACTCACAGGAGACCTATGGGCCGCGAAAGGCCGAAATCGACCGCGTCGTGAGCGACGCCGCTGCCGACGGTGCGGCGGCGATGAGCGTACGCCCGCCAGTGGTCTACGGCCCGCACGACTACACCGAACGGTTCGACTACTGGCTCGATCGGGTCGACAACCACGATCGCGTGCTGGTGCCCGGCGACGGCGACTGTCTGCGCCACCTCGTCTTCGTCGAGGACGTGGCCCGCGCGCTCCGGATCGTCGCCGAGGAGGGCACCCCCGGCGCGGCGTACAACGTCGGCGATCGCCGACTGCCGATCCTCTCGGAATGGATCGAGCTCGCGGCCGACGCGCTCGACACCGAGGTGGATATCGTGACCGCCAACGAGCGCGAACTCGCTGCCGCCGATCTGGCGCTCGACGACTTCCCGCTGTATCGCTCGTACCCACACGTACTCGACACCCACCGGCTCTCGACGCTCGGCTGGACGGCGACACCGATCCAGGAAGCGCTCGCACGAACGGTCGACGAGCACCGCGCGAGCGATCGCACCGGCCGCGAGAACGGTCCCGATCGCGAGGCCGAAGAGCGGGTGCTCTCGGTGCTCGATACGCTCTGA